DNA from Bos indicus isolate NIAB-ARS_2022 breed Sahiwal x Tharparkar chromosome 15, NIAB-ARS_B.indTharparkar_mat_pri_1.0, whole genome shotgun sequence:
TAGACAAAAAGGTTTCTCAGTGttacaagtaatttttattttggtaataaCTACCAATTTATAGGCAGATAAATTGAGTTTAAGATAAATATCTATTGAAAATTTATAACACATATATAAGAAATCAAGTTCTGAAATACAAGTCACTTTTTCAATGAACTAAGGTGTTTGCTTGGCCATTGTCTCAGTGCCATCATGACATCCTTGTTCCTTAGACTGTATATCATGGGATTAAACACAGGTGTCACAATCGTGTAGAAGAGGGAAAGCACTTTGTCAGTTCCTGCTGAGCCTTGGGTCTTGGGTCTTAAATATGTGACAAGGCCTGATCCGAAGAACAATGCCACAACCATAAGATGAGAGGAGCAGGTGGAAAAGGCTTTGCCCCGACTTGTGGCTGATGGCAATTTAAGGACTGTGGAGATGATTTTGCCGTAGGAGACAAGTATCAGCAGAAATGGAACCAAAACAAACAGCGCAGCAACTGTGAAGACCAACATTTCATTCAGAAAAGTGTCCCCACAGGCCAGCTTGAGTATGGGAGGgatgtcacagaagaagtggttcAGGAGGTTGGAACCACAAAAGGGCAGAGAGAAAATCTGGCATGTCTGGCCTATTTGGATTGGGATTCCACTGATCCAGGAGCTGGCCACTAGCTGGATACACACCCTGTAGTTCATGACTAGGGGATATTGCAGAGGGCTACAAATGGCCacgtagcggtcataggccatcacagccAGAAGGAAGCACTCGGTGGCCCCAAGTGTAAGAATGAAACACATTTGTGTGGCACAAGCAACTAGAGAAATCGTTCTTCTTTGTGTCCAAAGACTCGTGAGCATTCTGGGGAGTGTAACAGACACGTAGCAGATTTCCAAAAGGGAAAAATTGCcaaggaaaaaatacatgggGGTCTGGAGACCAGGGTCTAGTTTTGTTATCAGAAATATGATGCCATTGCCCATCAAGATAATTATATAGATGAGTAAGAACAGTCCAAATAAAAACCTCTGGAGATGAGGAACGTCAGCAAAGTCCAGAAGAACAAATTCCATCAGTTTACTGAGATTACCTTCTGGTGTTTTTTCTTGGTGTTCCATCTGTGAGAAAGGGTAAATGTattatctgctttttatttttaccatcagGGATCAGTGCCTGTTTTATAAATTGTATCAGGATATCCAGGTTGATTTTCATGATCAGTGCAATTGTTTctaatttaagaatttttattatttctgctttCCCTTTTCTCAGTTTATAATCCATGTGTTATCACCATACACTCTCCCTTGAAGTATCTTTTAGGGCATTCTTTCCGAATATAGTCCAAAGTCAAAAAAGTTagagtgttagtcattcagtcgtgtctgactctctgacctcatggattgtagcccaccaggctcctctgtccatgggatttcctaggcaagaatactagagtgggttgtcattcccttctccaggggatattcccaaccgagggatcaaacccagatctcctgcattgcaggcggattctttatcatctgagccaccagggaagccccaaatgccCTGATCAGCACAGACCTTAGACAAACGGAGTTATTGAAGATAGACCCACAGTGTTGCTATGTGATCTCAGTTTTAAATACTTACATTATTTTGTGGCCATGTTtcacagtttgtgggatcttagtacaccaaccagagattgaacctcaggctcacagcagtgaaagtacagagtcctaatcactggactgctagggaattccctcagatatttacattttttgacAATTTTATTGCATTTCTCTATGACTTTACATACTTCAGTAGAACTATTAATATAACAGAAATTATCTTCCTTATATATTTTCAGCTACATATTTCAAGTCTTCATTTCCCTCCCATCACTTGACGATCTTGATCATATGTGTTCTTATATACAATTCACATTTTTAGGCAGTTTACAAAAAAtatgagagacttttattttattgtacataGGGGAATAGAATACACATATTTCAGTAAGATGCTATGTGGGGGCTATCAGAgggttttattttggaaaagttgTTTGGGAatagatacagagagagacaATTAAGAGGGTCACTGTGGGAAAAGAGGGGTCACCTGGAATACGTTCACTAGCTGTGTGAGATACTTTCTGTCATGCTTTACCCTGTGTTCTGTGTGCATCTCTGATGTCTTTgttgttcctcaaaaaataataataataattcagatAACAGTTTCTAAACTCACTTTTCTTGAGCTAGGATATTGAGATTTAGCAATGATGGATACATTGCTCATTTGCACATTGGTTTTGTGATTGCAAATCAGTGCCTATTGTTTAAATCATACTTAAGTTTGAATTCTAACTCTGTTATTTATCATCTATTATATTAAGtaattgtttaaattttctgtttgcttctttatttgagataattaaatatgattttattgataaaattacCTATCACTTttaatatgtttatgtataagtCACGGtcctataattataattattaatacgGTATAATGTTCTTAAATCTTTAGTTGCCAGGGTTGTACCACACTCCCTAGAAAAATCGTTTTTGGTAGAGTTATTGAGTTACTCATTGATgattacttttttccattttttcctttcatcagagCCAGGAGTGGGATATGGTCTTACCTAAATAAGGAATGAGACTCCTCTAGTACAGAATCTAAGAGCACACACTCAGTTTCAGGGCTGATTCTGCATCGCCCCATTGTTAAAGTGACTGCCTCCTTAAATATTACACTCCAGGCATCACTTGACTCAACATGAGTCCCAGCCCTGCTTCTCATTTCCCCACCCTTTACGTTTCAAGTTTTTCCATGCAAGCATAGTCTAAATATAGTGTCATGGACAAAAAATACAATCCTGACAAGATAGCCTGCAATTGAATCATGGCTtcacttgccagctgtgtgacaaTGCGAattgcttaatctctctgtgccacAGTTCACTTGGCTGGAAAACTGACTTAACAGTTGTACCAACAGTTAGGATTGCAACATGAATTAGTTCATTTGATACAATAAAGCAACTTAAAGTTGTTTTGGCATTCATAGAAAGTCTATTTGAAAGCTagctattattgtttttattaaaagctaaattttattcttctaaatTTCACTCTCTGCTTTAACAGTAAGAAAAGCTGCTCTCTAGTTCACCTTGGCTTGGTATCACATGGTTAATGTGGGGATGAAATAAGATACTAAAGCAATCATCACAGTATTATAAAAACCCCAGACTCTTAGATGTGACTTCTCCATGAATTCTCTGCCAATAATTTGATAACATTATCACCTCCACTCTGTAGAGCTAACAGGGAGAGCATCCGTGACTTGGCAGCACACAATGTTGCAATTTGGCTCATCCCTTTCATATGCCGCTTTTCTTTCCCACTGACATTCCATGATCTAGGATCTAAGCACTGAGACCTaggaaaatatttattgcatgatCTAGGAACATAGTCCTAGTTTTCCTGCTGGAAGCAATATAGATCTTAGAAAATGTGTGTTTACTTAATATAGTGTTCATTATTTGATTATGAAATTGAGTAAAGAaacacttttaatttaaaattgtcaatcttaaaagagaggaaaaatatacaaaagaatagAATTGCaatctttatcatttttatgaaCAGAAGCATTTAGTATTTCACTCATTAcctgaataaaattatttccagtgctatataaaatataatttttaattgtacAGGTGTGGCATTTTGATGATGAAATCTTGTATAACATGAAATAGGTAAGATTTGAGTTTGAATTTCATAAGAGTAAAACAAGGTATATTTCAAGTATGTttgtatatttgataaaaattggTAACTCAatccttgaaaataatttaaacacatTGTTGAAACTAAAgctatctttattattttataaatcctgaattctataattttttttcaaaataattgttcTTTGAATTCCAAtggttaaaactttattttatgtattactttattttaaatctcTTATTATAATACCAAATTGAATAGACATATGTAACCATTTTTGTTACAATATAAGGGCTCAAATGaggttttctttaatattatctATACCTAGACTTAAGCTATTACATTATTTGACATTTCAAAGTGACTTAATACcatcatttattataattatttgatgttaaattatatttaatagaataagaaatatatagaaGTTGAtttaatgaacaaaaatatttgctaccatgtgtaaaattaataatttacacATTAAAAACCTTTGTAcatgattaattttaaatttaaaataagaattaagcCTTACTATCATTTTCATATTTACCTTTCTTACTTGAAATGTTGCTGATTTTTCTCACTAGAGAGGCTTTGAATTTTTACTGTAAGTGGAATTACTTGTTTCCTCAAAGTAATTCAACTGGCCTTTAAATATTCTACTCTTTCTAAACATAAAGTGCTCTTAAATAAAAGTAGTTATCTCTACGCAAGATATCTCTGCCACCTGGcacatttaaatttctaattaaaatcaTCACGTGTTGAATTCTctgatttgttgtatttttttttttaattttccccagAAAGCTATCACTCTactcagaatattttttccttcagccTCTCTAGGGAATAGAGGACATCgtgcattttatttctcagaTATGAACAGGGTGCTAAGTAATATTAtctgtgggctccccaggtgcTACAGTTAGTAAACAATTGGTCTGTCAATCCCTGGCTCATGAAATTcacgtggagtaggaaatgacaacccactccagaatccttgcctggagaattccatggacagaggagtctggtaggctacagagtcggatatgactgaacacacacacgcacacacacacacacacacacaatattattTGGGTCGATCAAATAGACACGGATCCAATTCTTACCTTAACTGTTATGAATGCATTATGCCGAGCCTCTGTATGATATGTTCCTTGAGTCTTAGTTAGAGGACAGATCTGTGTAGTAGTTATAATACATATTCTGAtggcaaatatttttatgtgCAAAATTAGTGTGTTATTGATTTCTTAAGCAACCTGAGATTTAGCTGATGAATGTATTAAAcatacatcaaaatttaaaaatttaacccaAGGTTAATCGTAGTAGGAGAaaatttttcctcttttgcaGCCTACCACCAATGTTCCCCAAATTTATTTTACATCTTCAAGATGTGAATACTTTCagcctctgctgctaagtcacttcagtcatgtccgactctgtgcgaccccatagacggcagcccaccaggctcccctgtccctgggattctccaggcaagaacactggagtgggttgccatttccttctccaatgcatgaaagtgaaaagtgaaagtgaagtcgctcagtcgtgtccgaccctcagcgaccccatggactgcagccttccaggctcctccatccatgggattttgcaggcaagagtactggagtggggtgccattgccttctccactttcagCCTCTAGTTACAATAAAATGAGAATCTGGAATAAGTCCAGCTGAGATTATGGGAAAGATGCTAAGCAAAATTTTCTGAGTTATACGTTTCAAATGTGGAGAAATTTCTCCaacataaaaattgtttaaaaatcttgGCTCAGAGACAGTTTCTTATGACCCCCCAAATTGGATGTTGTTTCCTATTACTTAGTAAACAGTGATTTCTTAAGGTTTATGAttaggaagagaaaatatttacaagagaGGGAACACGTAGAGTAATGTGACAGTGGGAATGATTTGGAAGGTTAATTCAAAAGTATCAGGAGCCTTGTGGCAAAGATCATGAGTAGTGGGCGGTAGTAGTGGGCGGTGGGACAGGCTTCTCATGGGGACCAGATGtgacaaaggacagaaagggaGTGAGAGGCCAGCCAGGCCTGAGCTCCTGCAGGGGCTCATCCAAGAAATAGCTAGTGCTGGAAAGGAATTATAAGACCTGTTGATCAGCAGAGTGCAATAttatgcatgggcttcccaggtggctcagtggtaaaaaatctgcctatcaAGGTAGGGGaggccaggggagcctgatgggctattgtccatggactcacaaagagtctgatgcagctgagcaactgagcacagcacagcacagtattaTGCATAAATAAAGAagccttctaaaaaaaaaaaaaaaaagaagccttctgctggaatagaaaagaaattccagaaaaggcTCAAATATACGTCAAAATTTGTCATTGACTAAAAATAGCCTACCAAATTGGTAAAGCCTGGACATTTAAAATAACTGTCTTCGGACAACTGGGCAcccttagaaggaaaaaaaaaaatacagtatatgtATTTTTGATAACTATCCCACAGCAGAATAGACTCCAAATGATACATTTTAGAGTGAAATGATTAAAGTATTCTAAGAAATGGGTTTTATAATTTTGGAGTAAGGAAAGTTTAACTCATTAAAATTTAGaatgcaggacacacacacacacacacacaaaactctgtaaaaataaatgtttctagaTGCTAAAAAGTAGCAAGCTCCATTAAGTatcaaatataattaatataacagAAAAAATTGTTACAACTGATTTCAAATAAAGTGCTCTTGGCTCCTTCTTTAATACAGAAGATAAGTCcaaagtataaattttaaaaatgggtaaaacaGATGAATTaacaattcacagaagaaaattattctttcaaCATACAGACAACAGctccatttgtaaaaaaaaaaaaaataagtaaattgtaaTCTGAACAATGATACAGTATTAAAAAATTTGAGACATTTTCCTATGCGTTGTGTATGTGTGGAGAGGAATATCCAGTTGACCAACAGCATAACTGTGCTCACCCTCTGAATTAATCAGTAAGCATGCGCACATACTAAGATATGCAGTAACATTACAACAAATTTGTGGCTTGAAAATGTGTGAATATTTTATGCTTTAATGAGCCTTGATTTTGATATTGTCATCTAGTCTTTTTTCTCCCATAGTTATATGTACCTTTAAAATATGTTCTATACTTTATCAAACATTTCTAGTGCCTGAAACTAGACTGGCTTGTTGTGACCCAGTGCCTCTTAACCACAAATGaaagttaattttttgttgttgttgttttagagaTTGGAAAATTAAACTTGGCTTTAAGTATGTCCTTTTATAAAgatgttgatttatttttcaaagcaattcAGTGGCCTCACCAGTCTTGAATCgtatttttgttgtttgattactacttttttttttatagtaaaaGGTGATTCATTGTTCTGAattagtttcagaaaaaaatagaagcatagccaaaaataagaaagagtATTATGCTTTTTTCCATGATAGAATGTgctcattaaataaaatttaagaaatagagggaatcatgtatatacatatgacaAATGATGTTCTAGATATGGCTTTTTAGCTTAACAAAAAGGATATGTACAGTATGATTATGATTTGGTTTGCTTAAAAATATGCTTAATCCATGCTGTatagaattacatttttttcatttccagaaCTCCTTGGTTTTCCTCTGTGTGAAATTATCATAATTACATGCAATTCTAGTTTGATAAAGATTTGACATAATGAATGATGAGAAATGAGCATTCTCAGATGCGTCCCTtggcacacatgtgcacacatttcTTCTGGTACGTGGCTAAGGGTAAGCTTTTCTTGATGAAGGCAGGCTGAGTGGTAATATGGTGCACCATTCACACATCAGCATCGGGGAGAGCTTTCATTACTCCACACCCCTTACATATGTGATAGGGcgagtctttttgtttgtttgattttgtccTCGTAATGAATGTGTCATAGATTTCATTTGGTTTTAacctggttttaatttgcatttactgGTTGCTAAtgagttattttcttcttttttctgggCATTTAGATTATTCTCTTTTGAAATGCATCTTTAAGTCTGCTGTCAATTCTTCTCCTGaatttttgatgcttttgatttaGAGCACTTCTTTAACAATAGTGTATTAAACCTTTTATATTGAAAAATTTCACTTGGGATAGCAGCATTTCTTAGTCCAGGAAGTTCAACTGATTAATGTTTACATTATGACTAATAATTTTATCAAAAACACTTTTCTCTCACCAACGTCATGAAGTTAATAAACATTAtcttggaaaagactcattgTTATGCATTTTTACTTAAGTTTACAAATTATCtgagattacattttaaaataaattttgtgaaGTGAGGTTCAAGCTCTCTCTTTTTGtaccattatatatatttaaattaatataatttattagaaGACCATCTTTCCTACATTTTCTGCTGTATGAACTTTTGCTTATTCAAGTGTTCCCATGTTCTATAGTCAGTCAACAAGTATTCTCTAAAGCTTTCCATATGCAGTATCTTTGCTAGCTGAAATCTTTTGGTTTTAAGTAAATTATAACAATATAGAGGGAGGCAAACTAGAATATACATTATGAATTTTGGATAAAAATATTGGGAGGCCAATTGCTAGATAAAATATACTATATTGTtttagtattttggccacctgatgcacagagccaACTCaatgtaaaagaccctgatgttagtaAAGATGAAGTcaaaaaggagaaggagacagcagaggaggagatggttggatattaATAGtgtcgctgactcaatggacacgaatctgagccaATTCTGAGACATAGTggaggaccgaggagcctggcatgctatggtccatgaagacacaaagagttggacatgaattgccaactgaacaacaacaacaaatcaaataAGAAGTGAATTTTTCCTGACAGAGACTAGTCCATTAAATATGAGATCAgcaaaaaattaatttcctatAAATACAAACACTAGGGAGATAATCCTGATATCAGAAAGTCAAGCATAAAATGGCAGGATCATGAGGACAATCAATTTATACTAATGCAGGAAGCAAAATTCCAAATAATGTCTGATTAAGACAACACCAGAACTAAGTAGGGAAAAAGATCACTAGCTCAAAGCAGTGGATAAGACATTAAACATTAAGGCAGTAATTTTCTCAGGGCTACTGTGACAGCTTTATTCCTCAGAGTATATATAATGGGATTAAACATCGAGGTAACATGGtttagaaagaagagagaaaaaatctTTCCTGTAAAAGTATTTGGAATCATGTCATAAATATGTAATGGTTCTGGGTCCACAAAATAAAGGCAcagccatggggcttcccaggtggctctcatggtaaagaacctacctgccaatgcaggagatgtaagagatgcaggtttgatccctgggtagggaagatcccctggagaaggcacagcaacccattccagggttcttgcctggagaatcccgtggacagaggagcctggtgggctacggtctacaaagttgcagagtcggacaataccgaagcaacttagcgcacacGCGTGATGTGAGGTGTACAGGTGGAGAAAACTTTGGCTCATTCCACTGCTGATAGCAAACATAGGAAGGAGAAGTGATTTTACTGTGGGAGCCAAGTGTCAGCTGAAAAGGGATCATGACAAATGGTGCACTAATGGTGCAACCATAGCGACTGACACTTCATTCAGAAAAACATCACCGCAGCCCAGCTTGTAGTGAGATCCACAGCAGGACAGAGGGAACATCTGGCAGGTTTGCCTTATCCTGACTGTAACACCACTGATTCAAGAGCCAAGAGTCACTAGTGGAATACAGGGCCCCCGGTTTATAACTAGAGGACGTTGTGAAAGTTACAGGTGGCCACATAGCAGTCATGGGCCATAACTGTCAAGACCAAGTATTCTATGTTGCcaagaatagaaataaaagatatcttTGTAgtgcatgcaaaaaaaaaaatatatatatatataatttgagagCCTGGTCAGCTCTGATTATGGGAATATTGATGTTGCTTCTCACCAGGATAatcacataaaaaaagaaaatattacaaaaagaaacaCTCAGACATTGGGAATACAGAAGGCTCCCCAAAGAACTAATGTTATCGCTGAAGTGAGATATGCttctgggttgtgtgtgtgtttcatgttTTCTCAGTGAAGAGAGTGAAATcagtcatttttctatttttgtatagctatatataaatatatatctgtcactg
Protein-coding regions in this window:
- the LOC109569080 gene encoding olfactory receptor 10AG1-like, which gives rise to MEHQEKTPEGNLSKLMEFVLLDFADVPHLQRFLFGLFLLIYIIILMGNGIIFLITKLDPGLQTPMYFFLGNFSLLEICYVSVTLPRMLTSLWTQRRTISLVACATQMCFILTLGATECFLLAVMAYDRYVAICSPLQYPLVMNYRVCIQLVASSWISGIPIQIGQTCQIFSLPFCGSNLLNHFFCDIPPILKLACGDTFLNEMLVFTVAALFVLVPFLLILVSYGKIISTVLKLPSATSRGKAFSTCSSHLMVVALFFGSGLVTYLRPKTQGSAGTDKVLSLFYTIVTPVFNPMIYSLRNKDVMMALRQWPSKHLSSLKK